In Comamonas sp. lk, the following proteins share a genomic window:
- a CDS encoding creatininase family protein produces MNASAASSSTPQSFWPSRFLAEVSAHDFAQAQTSGLAASTVAVLPVGAVEQHGPHLPLNVDARLIEGVMAEALPLLPADLPVLFLPPQNIGLSVEHTSYAGTLTLSPATLIALWTELGACVARSGIKKLLLLNGHGGQVSVMDIVARELRMQHGLLVYSASWFGLVDDAANQQFCAHEHRFGIHGGEVETSMMLHLAPETVHMERAQNFASTSEVRAGKYHFIGNGRSAKLGWAIEDYNPAGAVGNSAAATAERGAAMVASSAEGLVRLLGEIHDLPLSTVENQPKPL; encoded by the coding sequence CCCAGTCCTTTTGGCCTTCACGCTTCTTGGCCGAGGTCTCGGCCCATGACTTTGCCCAGGCCCAGACCAGCGGCCTGGCTGCCAGCACCGTGGCCGTGCTGCCCGTGGGCGCGGTGGAGCAGCATGGGCCGCATCTGCCGCTCAATGTGGATGCCAGGCTGATCGAAGGCGTGATGGCCGAGGCCCTGCCGCTGCTGCCCGCCGATCTGCCGGTGCTGTTTCTGCCGCCGCAAAACATAGGCCTGTCGGTGGAGCACACAAGCTATGCCGGCACGCTGACGCTCTCGCCCGCCACGCTGATTGCGTTGTGGACCGAGCTGGGCGCCTGCGTGGCGCGCTCCGGCATCAAAAAGCTGCTGCTGCTCAACGGCCATGGCGGCCAGGTCAGCGTGATGGATATCGTGGCCCGCGAGCTGCGGATGCAGCATGGGCTGCTGGTCTATAGCGCCAGCTGGTTCGGTCTGGTGGACGATGCGGCCAATCAGCAGTTTTGCGCCCATGAACACCGCTTCGGCATCCATGGCGGCGAGGTGGAAACATCGATGATGCTGCATCTGGCACCCGAGACCGTGCATATGGAGCGGGCGCAGAACTTTGCTTCCACGTCGGAAGTGCGTGCCGGAAAATATCACTTCATCGGCAATGGGCGCAGCGCCAAGCTGGGCTGGGCGATCGAGGACTACAACCCCGCCGGAGCCGTAGGCAACTCCGCTGCCGCAACGGCAGAGCGCGGCGCGGCCATGGTCGCTTCATCGGCCGAGGGCCTGGTCAGGCTGCTGGGCGAAATTCATGACTTGCCCTTGAGTACCGTAGAGAATCAACCCAAACCGCTCTAA